A DNA window from Paenibacillus sp. HWE-109 contains the following coding sequences:
- the gap gene encoding type I glyceraldehyde-3-phosphate dehydrogenase, which produces MTTKVGINGFGRIGRNVFRAALNNSEVQIVAVNDLTDVKTLAHLLKYDTTHGKLDATVEAGEGELIVNGRSIKVFAERDPGNLPWASVGAEIVIESTGIFTAKEKAALHLKGGAKKVIISAPASDEDITIVLGVNEDKYDPAAHTIISNASCTTNCLAPFAKVINDSFGIVKGMMTTVHSYTNDQSVLDVPHKDLRRARAAAENIIPSSTGAAKAIGLVLPELKGKLNGMAMRVPTPNVSVTDLVVELKVNVTVDEVNAALKAASEGPLKGILNYTEDALVSSDFNGDPASSTIDALSTMVVGDNMLKVVSWYDNEWGYSNRVVDLVAFIAKKGL; this is translated from the coding sequence TGAACAATTCAGAAGTACAAATCGTGGCAGTAAATGATTTGACTGACGTTAAAACATTGGCTCACTTGCTCAAATATGACACAACTCACGGTAAACTAGACGCTACAGTTGAAGCTGGTGAAGGCGAATTGATCGTTAACGGTCGCTCCATCAAAGTTTTTGCTGAGCGTGACCCTGGGAACCTGCCTTGGGCATCTGTAGGCGCAGAAATCGTTATCGAATCTACTGGTATTTTCACAGCAAAAGAAAAAGCAGCCCTTCACTTGAAAGGTGGAGCTAAGAAAGTTATCATCTCCGCTCCTGCTTCCGACGAAGATATCACTATCGTACTGGGCGTAAACGAAGACAAATACGATCCAGCTGCTCATACAATTATCTCCAACGCTTCTTGTACAACAAACTGTCTGGCTCCTTTCGCGAAAGTTATCAACGATAGCTTCGGAATCGTAAAAGGGATGATGACAACTGTTCACTCCTACACAAATGACCAATCCGTGCTTGACGTTCCGCACAAAGACCTTCGTCGTGCTCGCGCAGCAGCTGAGAACATCATTCCTTCCAGCACTGGTGCAGCAAAAGCAATCGGCCTAGTTCTTCCTGAGCTTAAAGGCAAATTGAACGGTATGGCTATGCGTGTTCCTACGCCTAACGTTTCCGTAACTGACTTGGTTGTTGAGTTGAAAGTTAACGTAACAGTTGATGAAGTAAACGCAGCTCTGAAAGCAGCTTCCGAAGGCCCTCTTAAAGGCATTCTGAACTACACAGAAGATGCTTTGGTTTCCAGCGATTTCAATGGCGATCCAGCTTCCTCCACAATCGATGCTCTTTCCACAATGGTAGTTGGCGACAACATGCTGAAAGTGGTTTCCTGGTACGACAACGAGTGGGGTTACTCCAACCGTGTAGTTGACTTGGTAGCTTTCATCGCGAAAAAAGGTCTGTAA